AAATGTTTGATAGCCCAGACATTTCCTTAAAGAAAGATCAAGTTTGTTGAGTTGTGTTGTGAACGTAAAATTACAAAGCTCTAAGGTATCCAATAATTACAGGGGCATCGCAAGACACTGCAATTATCTAGGAGATCTACTGTTAGCACTTTCGTTCAGCTTGCCCTGCGGATTCAGGTGACATTTGAATCTCTGTTCTGCTTCCATCTTCTTAGTTGGATGCTAGTGATCGCCAATGTCGGAATCCGCTGTTTGCAGTTCTGTGATCCCGTACTTCTACCCGACCTACCTGCTGATTCTACTGATCTGGAGGGAAAGGCGTGACGAAGCCAGGTGCTCGCAGAAGTACAAGGAGATCTGGGCAGAGTACTGCAAGCTCGTGCCTTGGAGGATCCTACCTTATGTGTACTAGTTGGAAGGCGTTACTTGACACTTGGGACAGTCGGCGAGGCTGGAGCAGCAGGTCATCCTAGCCTTGTCTATTGGTCTTGGGTGTTCTCTTGGCGAATCCCCGTCTCTACATGTAAAACTATGTGCATGCCGTGCTTGCTGAGTTCTTGTATGTTATCCTCGGGACATTTATGTTTCGAGCCGGTTGCCCCGAGGCACCACGCTGTTGTTGCAGTGTGCAAAACCGTGTAAGATAAGGTGGGGGTGTTGGTACTTGATTTGTCTGGAGAAGGAATGGAACTGAACTGTACTGTACTGCTGCTGGCAAAGGCAGGGTGTGGCACGGCAGTAGCGATGCGTGTGTATGTGTACTTCAGaatatttggtaattaatgtccaatcatgaactaattaggtttaaaagatttgtctcgtcatttacagttaaacCGTGTAATTACTTTTTTTCAATTACATTAAatgttcatgcatgtgtttgaaGATTCGATGTAATGGGTACTAAACATGACCTCACAGTGTTTCTTTAGATAAAGGAGCATGCACAAGTGGATGTTCTGTGTACATAATAAGCTGCATGTCTGTCGCTCCCCTGATGTGTAGTTGTTACCTGTTGAATTCGATAGCTGGACGAGACCTGTCCTTGCCTAGAGATACATGATGTGGCTACAGGAGATGGTGAGCAGCAAGGTTTGTAGCCTCCCTTTAGAGCTGGAAGGGTGTTGGATTTTTGCCAAGCGAATGTGGACATGGATGTCACATTTAGCTATATACGTACAAAAAGGTTGTAGATCCAAGTGCTAGCCTAGCGGTGATGTTGTCACTTGGAACCATGGCCGCTCTACCTCCTTCCTACTCGTACTCTGCGGTGCTCTGACACGGGTGAGATGGGATGaatcctccccggcggccgtcCATTTGCGTTGGTGCCCTTGTGCATCCTTTGGGGCGGTGGTCCGGTAGGCGGTAGTAGTCTACTAGTCTTCAACATGTGTGAAATGTAACCAGGTTCAGGGGGTGGTGCGTCCAGCGAGGCATGATACGTTTCTTTTCGCCTAatcaataaaaagaaaaaaaggaggcATGACGAGATATGTCGGTCAGGTCCCTGTACGGGTTGGTGTTGACGGATGCGGCATGCGGACggaggtgcggcgccgcctgccACGTAGCACGTTGCAGCAACCGAGCCGTGTGCCGCGTGAGAGAGACGTGTGAAGAGAAATGGATGGGGGCGCCCCAGCAAGATGGTCAGCGCCAGCGGCTTGTCGTCAGCTCGATGGGTGCGTACTCTTCATGAAACCGTGATGTCTGAATCAAACCGGCTTTATCCATCGCAGGTGCATCTCTGAAAACTTTGTATTCGCGGCCGACATCCTGAACTGCTGCCACAAACGACGAGTGCCAGACGGGGGTTCTGAAACTTGACTTCAAGAAGGCGTTTGATTCTGTGGATTGGCGCAGCTTAGACTTGATTCTTTGTGCCCGAGGGTTCGATGCTCGCTGGCGCCGTTGGGTTAGCACTATTTTGCACACCGGAAAAACATCTGTGCTCCTGAACGGCGTGCAAACGCGGGCTCCGGCAGGGCGATCCGATCTCTCCATACTTGTTCATTATTGTGGCCGATGTTCTGCAACGCTTGATCAAGAAGGCACACGCGTTGTCGACTCCTTGTCCCACCCTCCGAATAGCGCTCTGCCTTGCCCAGTCCTGCAATACGCGGACGACACCTTGATATTCACCGAAAGGACAGCTGCTGCCATGGTTCGGCTCAAAAGGATTCTGGATGTCTTTGCTTTGGCAACCGGTCTGGAGATTAACTTCCACAAATCCACCTTCGTGCCTATGAACGTGGATGACTCTACTGCTGCTGCCATCCTTGGCTGCCCTCAGGCATGTTTCCCCCAAACATACCTCGGCTTGCCCCTCTCCCCCTACAAACTCCGTCTAGCAGACTACCAACCACTCATCAACATCTTCGATCGCTACCTCGCTGGCTGGAAGGCCAGATTATTAAGCACTGGTGGCCGTCTAACTCTAGTGCGCGCTGTCCTCAACAGTCTCCCGGTATACTACATGTCATCGCTTGCCCTCCCCAAGAAACTTTGCGAGATTCTTGAATCAAAGCGTCGGGTCTTCCTCTGGACCGGTGAGGACACCTGCAATGGAGCTCAATGTCTCATCGCCTGGGACCAAGCCTGCAAGGCTAAAGAGGCTGGAGGGTTAGGGATCAAATGGATTGAAGACCAAAACAAATGCCTACTCATGAAGTTTACCAGCCTGCTCCATGACCCCATCACTCTCCCTTGGAAAACTTGGCTTCACGATCAATATGGCGCTGCACTCCTCTCCCACCCCTCTGACTCTTATATTGGCAAACTCGTTTCCCATTGTCTGAATATTTTCCGACAACAGACAATGGTCAGGCTTGGTGACGGCAACAGCACTGCCTTTTGGCTTGACACTTGGATTATGGGCGCTCCACTCTCTGACACCTTCCCTTCCCTCTTCTCACACTATTGCTCCCCATGTTACAGTCTTAGAGATTCTCCAGACCTCCCTGCGTGGCAACCTACACGCTCGCCTGACGAACGCTGCCGCTGCTGAATTCCAGATTCTAACTGACTGTATTGCCCAAGTCACTGTCACTGGCTCGGCTGACCGGCGCTTGATGATTCACCCAGTTAACGCTCCTTTCACCTCAAGTGGAGCATACTCTATCCTCCACTCTGACGACGCCAACGAACTCGACGCAATGCGGATTTGGAACACCAAGCTTCCAGTCAAGGTCAAGTTCTTCGGCTGGCTGCTCTACTATGGCCGACTGAACACCAGAGCTCACCTCCACTACCGTGGCATCCGTGCCCTGGAGGATTCCATGTGCGAGCACTGCGCCAATGAACTAGAAACGGACGATCACCTCTTCCTTCGTTGCCCCAGAGCTTGGGCTGTATGGGACCGCTTGCTCATTGACACTGTTGGGCTTACTCCTCGGACACCCTGGCTGTTCGGCGTCAGTGCTCCTCTTCCTGATCaggtccacatcgacatgattCTGCTTACTCTTTGGCACATTTGGAAAGCACGGAATGCTCTCATCTTCGACAGGGCAAATCAACCGCCCACTGTGACTATTCGCCGCGTTGCTCAAGATTGTGAAGCGTGGAAACATCGTTACCCTACTGACAAACTACATGTTGAACGGTGGCGGGACTTCTTTCTCTCCAAAATCTAATTCCCTCACTCACCTGTAATCTCTCCCTGGTATGCCAGGAGTATTTTATAACCAAACGATCCATTTCAAATCAATGAAGTAGGTggggaaccccccccccccccccccccgaatttgcttcaaaaaaaatgaaaccgTGATGTCGAATGGTTCGTATGTGAAAGAACGTGCGTCGGTTGGATTTGCGAAACTAGAGAAAACATGAGGGTGCTTCACCTCATGTAGCTTCGCCTCTGGGTTGGAATGACTCTCGTGAAAGGGCTTCACCTCATAAACCCAAAGctgataatttttttaaaaagtgaCTTCATCAGATTTCtagtttatatttattttagttTATAACAGTATCTTAATTTGCGTAAAATAGATGAAGCCGAAACCGGTAAAAACTATCCCAAACGGGTTCAAAATAGAGACGGTTGAACGGAACGGGATGCGCATGCGCCGTCGAAGTCTCCGTCCAAGTCGAACCAAAGTTAAACTTTTCGCTGCTACCTCTGCGACTAATTTACCCGTAGCCGCAGTACATTCGCGGCGCCGCCCACGGTGGGAATCTGGGTCGGAGGAGCGGAACGGCGGCTTCCAGCCTCCACGGCGTTGCGTTTGGCTTCGGGATCCGCCCGCCCCCCACCACCCGCCGGCGGCGTCACACCACACCCGTCACCTCGCCGCCGTGGTCGCCGTCGCGGCGCAGCCAGACGCAACGCAACGACAAGGCAAAgggtccgccgcggccgcgcgccgcccaccACACACGCGCGCGTCCCGAGCCCGACCGACCGTATAAACCCCGCGCCCGCGCGAGCCCCTCGTCTCTAGCTAGCTTGGAGTTGGAGAGCCCCTCCTCTTCCCAagctgagctgagctgagctgaaGGGGCTCACCGGCTGAGGCTGCCTCTCCCTCTCGCCACCGCCACCCACCACCAcaccccacccacccacctACCACTCTCCAGACCAGAGCAAccgagtggggggggggggggggggaataaAAAAGCGCCCCGAAGCACGGGGAACGAAATCGCCCGGCGAATCCATCCGGCGCCGCGATGGAGGCCGCGCCCGCCGTGCTAGACGCCTTCTTCGCCGGGCCGCGCCACCACCAGCTCCGTCCCGCCGGAGCCGGGGGCGGCTGCAGATCCGCGCGCCTGCAGGCCCagccgtgccgcgccgccgcccgcttcgCCAgcaactccggcggcggcggcggcaccagccCCGACGCCGCCAGCGGCGGCAGGCAGCCGGCGCCGCGGGTGAACGGGCAGAAGCCGCCGCCCGcgctggaggcggcgccggcgccggccccggccccggccccggcggaGCTAGATCTGGTGCCCGTCTCCAACCTGCCCCGGCCGCTGAGCATCAGCGACCTGTCCCCGGCGCCGATGCACGGGTCGCAGCTGCGCGTGGCGTACCAGGGCGTCCCGGGCGCCTacagcgaggcggcggccgccaaGGCCTACCCGGGCTGCGACGCCATCCCCTGCGACCAGTTCGAGGTCGCCTTCCAGGCCGTCGAGCTCTGGATCGCCGACCGCGCCGTGCTCCCCGTCGAGAACTCGCTCGGCGGCAGCATCCACCGCAACTacgacctcctcctccgccaccgcctccacaTCGTCGGCGAGATCCAGCTCCCCGTCCACCACTGCCTGCTCGCGCTCCCCGGGGTGCGCCGGGAGCTGCTCACGCGCGTCATCTCCCACCCGCAGGCGCTCGCGCAGTGCGAGCTCACGCTCAACGCCATGGGCCTCAACGTCGCCCGCGAGGCCTTCGACgacaccgccggcgccgccgagcaCATCGCCGCGGCCGGGCTCCGCgacaccgccgccatcgcctccgcccgcgccgccgagctctaCGGCCTCCAGGTGCTCGCCGACGGCATCCAGGACGACGCCGGCAACGTCACCCGCTTCGTCATGCTCGCGCGGGAGCCCATCATCCCGCGCACCGACAGGCCCTTCAAGACCAGCATCGTCTTCGCGCACGACGCCGACGGCACCTCCATCCTCTTCAAGGTGCTCTCCGCCTTCGCCTTCCGCGACATCTCGCTCACCAAGATCGAGAGCCGcccgcaccgccaccgccccaTCCGCCTCGTCGACGACGCCAACGTCGGCACCGCCAAGCACTTCGAGTACATGTTCTACATCGACTTCCAGGCCTCCATGGCCGACGTCCGCGCGCAGAACGCGCTCGCCGAGATCCAGGAGTTCACCTCCTTCCTCAGGGTGCTCGGCAGCTACCCCATGGACATGACGCCATGGGAAGCCGCGCCCTCCTCCTGGTCCTCCCGCGTCGACAATAGCAGCAGCCAGCACTAGCAGAGATCGATGGTGATCATGCTGGTCATGACCAATCAACCAAGGTAGCTCGCTCGATCCACTGATCAACCAACCGATCATGACCAATCAGCCACGCTTCTGTTTAATTAGAAAGAGGAACGCGCAAGAACATGTTTCTTGGTTCTTTCATTCTCATTCGATTTGGAGGAGGATTGCATTGCATTTGGTCGATGCTTCTCCTCGATGCTCCTAGCTTTTGAATTCTAGTGTCGAAAATCCGAAGAAACGGTGAAATGTAGGGGGGCTCTTGTTGTATGCTGCGGGTGTATGTAATTACAGTGTATTCTTTCTTCAAAACTTCGAAGAAATCAAGTGAAACCCATCAGAACCAAATTCTTTGCATCAACAGGCACTGCTGCTTGCATCTACTGCTAGTATTTCTTGATTACAGCAGAGCCATGATATATTTTGTATAAACTGTTGGTGAACAGACATGTGTCCTCAAGGATGCATGGGCTCACCGATCAAAACGCCATCAAGATAAGAAAGGAAAAAGACACGGCTGCTGGCGAGCCATGATACATTTTGTATAAACTGTTTTCTCTTCCAGTCttcctgctgttgctgttgtctGTTGGGATTGACGTTGGCATCTGGGGAGGACGCGGGATGATTCGAGGGCCGGCTGCGTGGTTGGTGTGAGGGCCAGCTGCTTGGACTTTGACTTGGCGAGGAGTGGAGAGAGGCGGTCATGTttagtttttaaaaaaatttctaccgtacttatcacatcaaaatcttcggacacatgtatataacattaaatgtagttaaaaaataactaaataaataatttaactgatgaatcttttaagcctaattaatctataattagacattaattaccaaatgaCAACGAAAATACTACAATAccaaaatctaaaaatatcGTGGCTTATACCGAGCTCGGCGCCATAGATCTTGGCGCCGAGCATAAATATTTATACATCCCTCTCTTTCTTCCCCGAGGTTCCATCCATTCTTTCACCATCTTCTCGGTTAGTTTCTCAACTCCCACTCGCCAAACCATCCGAATAGAGAAATTGGGCCTTAGAAACTCCGATTGGAACCGCGTATTTGCAAGAGCAAGATATCCTCTATCCCctcctatattttcacgcatcgatttggtatacgataggtgcattattgaaatcattgttcgtcatttggcgcaccacactatagcgccaatgtcttcgtcaggatcaacctacattccgtggagcaagtgtgaagccaccgtacctgaaggaattgatgtgccaatgtgcttctgcggttcgttatgcaagttcatgcaatctgaggttttaggagatgactacggcatgagattctttatgtgtgagaactacgaatatgatccacctaaacgatacggcaaagaccgggccaaggtagcaggtcAATAga
This portion of the Panicum virgatum strain AP13 chromosome 2N, P.virgatum_v5, whole genome shotgun sequence genome encodes:
- the LOC120659990 gene encoding arogenate dehydratase 1-like, whose protein sequence is MEAAPAVLDAFFAGPRHHQLRPAGAGGGCRSARLQAQPCRAAARFASNSGGGGGTSPDAASGGRQPAPRVNGQKPPPALEAAPAPAPAPAPAELDLVPVSNLPRPLSISDLSPAPMHGSQLRVAYQGVPGAYSEAAAAKAYPGCDAIPCDQFEVAFQAVELWIADRAVLPVENSLGGSIHRNYDLLLRHRLHIVGEIQLPVHHCLLALPGVRRELLTRVISHPQALAQCELTLNAMGLNVAREAFDDTAGAAEHIAAAGLRDTAAIASARAAELYGLQVLADGIQDDAGNVTRFVMLAREPIIPRTDRPFKTSIVFAHDADGTSILFKVLSAFAFRDISLTKIESRPHRHRPIRLVDDANVGTAKHFEYMFYIDFQASMADVRAQNALAEIQEFTSFLRVLGSYPMDMTPWEAAPSSWSSRVDNSSSQH